GACATCATTTTTTAACATACAATATTCACCCCTCTTTCTATCTCTCCGAATAAAGAAAATGGTGATGAGGGAGTTGAACTGGTAAAACAGTTTGGTACAAGTGTACAAATGACGGAATGGAAGCTGACATCAAACTGCATAGATAGTTTTTCTCATGTCAAAACCAACATGGCCCCTCTTCCAAATTACAATATGCACACAAACACACACTCTCCCATTCTCTCACTACCAGAAATACTACACCTACTTATTTTTCTCGGAATGTTATTTGTTTATTTGCATCTAATTGtggttatttatttttttaatctaaCATTCAGTCATTCGCGTGTTGGCTTTACATTAGTGTTATACATGAATGGAAAATTCAAATGCCCTACTCACCTGGGATCTGGTAATCCAACAGATCAGCAATGTGTAAGCTTATTATCCTGATTATCCTGGATTCAAGAATAAAAATCAGTAACATTATCATATCCAACACCACCACCCTAGCCAACAACAAAAATTCATACGAACAATTGTATCTCGTACCAATTAAACGCTTTGCATCTGCCACCATCTCAACTACCACTCTACTGTTGGTCTTACACTAACAACATCAATGATATTATCACCAACACCACCCCCTCACTACTACAAAAaaatccaccaccatcacctccgctACAAAcaacatccaccaccaccaccaagacAAGCACCAACACTTGtgcaacaaccaccaccaccatcaggaCAAGCACCAACACTTGTgcaacaacaaccaccaccactgccatTGCTGCAAGTAcaccttccaccaccaccaccataacaaCAACATCTACTACCACCATTACACCAGTAAACACAATATTAACTAAATCATTACTATTAAACACTTGAAACACAATCATTATAAATTATTAAAGATTAAAAACTAATTTTGTTGAAATTTATTgaattaaaatcataaaaaatgtaaTAAACCCCTTAAAATTATTCTTCTATGAGTCAAAATAATCAATTATCCAAATCTATTATTGATCTAAAGAAAATGAAATCCAAAATTATGGTTCGAAAAGGGAATGGGAACCAAGTACATTCAAGATCTGGAAATTTATATATAAATCAGTTGAAATCGAAATGAATATAATGTTTTTGATGCCCGATATTAGGTTTTGGAGATTAATTTCTCGCTGGTTTATCACTAAATTTTAGTTTTGTAGTTGAATCAACAGAAATGCTGGAATTTGAATGTGTCACGTTCAAATATTTTAGCATATTTTGTGTTAGTTTGCTTAATTGATTTGGTCTTTTGGTTTAAGTCGTATCAGTCCTAGTATTTaggaatttaagcgtgttttGAATAAGTAATTTAGTCATAGGTTATGGATCCTAAAATGTAGGAAATTCTGTTAGTCGTGGGTTGTTTAAACATGTACTTGTAATTCCCATTTAAGGCTGTTTTTTCGATGAATGAAAATTAACCGAGtttaggaaagaaaatatcttcaATATATTTGAGTATATATTTATTTCCATATACATTCTCTGTTCAAAATCAACAATATATTCTTGAGCATATCTTTTGTTTCCATATCTGTATTGAAATCTACATTTGGCATCAAGAGCCAGTAGATCCTCGGGCAATGGCAACTAAAGGAGCTGCGCTACAAACAAATGTCCATGTATTCAAAGGTGAAAGTTTTAATTTTTGGTCGATTAAATtaagagcaatttttattgcatATGATTTGTGGGATTTGGTAGATGCTGGTTATGATGAAATCGATTTAGAGAAGGCAACTCCAgatcagaaaaaaaaagagtacAAAGAGAAGGTGAGAAAGGATGATAAAGCATTGACTGTTATACAAGAAGGTGTAGATGAtgcaatttttccaaagatttcctTATGCAAAAGAGCAAAAGAGGCATGGGACCTGTTGAAAGACCAATTCAAAGGTACatataaaaaaattatggtaAAGCTACAAACTCTTCGTCGTCAATTTGAAACTTTCTCTATGGGAAATTCTGATTCGGGTCAAGGTTTTCTTGATAATGTTATCAAGACCGTTAATGCAATGAGAGCTTATGGTGAAGAAATATCTGACCGAAAAAATTGTGGATAAGGTATTACGTTCTCTTCCTCACAAATATGATCATGTTGTTGCTGTTATTGAAGAATCAAAGGATTTATCCAAATATACTTTTAATGATCTTATGGGTTCTCTTCAAGCACATTAACAAAGATTAAACAGGTTGGAGGATGGATAATTTGAAGAAAAGGCACTCTGGGCAAAGAAATGTGAGTTCTGTTCAATTTTTAAAAGAACTAACCATACTACTGAAAAATGTTACTTCAAAGATAGCAAGAAAAAAGCAGTGCAATGCTATCATTGTAAGAGATTCAGCCACATCGAAAAATATTATCGTGATAGACCAAGGGAGGGGAATGCAAATTTCTATATGGGTGCCATTGATGATGAAGAGGTAATTTTATTGTAATGTTATGAATgatgaatgatgatgatgatgaatgatgTGATGTGATGATGTTATAaggatgaagataatgatgatgaatgatgatgatgttatgaatATGATGgtattatgatgatgatggaaTAAGATTCATGGTTCACACATTCAGGGAGGGTGTTGGAAATTGAATGTGTCACGTTCAAATATTTTAGCATATTTTCTGTTAGTTTGCTTAATTGATTTGGTTTGGTTTAAGTCGTATCAGTCCTAGTATTTAGGCATTTAAGCGTGTTTTGAATAAGTAATTTAGTCGTGGGTTATGGATCCTAAAATGTAGGAAATTATGTTAGTCGTGGGTTGTTTAAACATGTACTTGTAATGCCTATTTAAGGCTGTTTTTTCAATGAATGAAAATTAACCGAGtttaggaaagaaaatatcttcaatatattcttgaGTATATCTTTATTTCCATATATATTCTCTGTTCTAAATCAACAATATATTCTTGAGCATATCTTTTGTTTCCATATTTGTAttgaaatctacaagaaaatcgaTCTGAGGCGATTAATTAGGAGGTGTAGAAATGGTAGCGATGTTTATAGTAGTGAAGATGGAGATggcggtggtggtgctagtggtgttATTTGTGGCGATGGCGATAGATATGGTGGTGGTACTGGTAACATCAATGGATATAGTGGTTGCTCGACTGGTTCCTGAGAGTATTtttaagaagagaagaagaggtgGAAGGTTAAATAAGGAATAActataaaaattatttttaatgaTAATTTCGGTTATAGCCTCAGGGGTATTTGTGAAGTTCATAGGGGTATCTGTGAAGGACTCATGGATACTAGGGgtgtttataacattcccactaaTACCATGCCGACTAAACATATTTTTAACAGTCGTTGGTGTTTCATGTCGACTAATTCTTTGAAAATGTTGGTGTTTCCTGAGTCCATTAAGTTATAACATCGGCATGGTATTTTAATACCACCCTGCCGGCTGCTGATTAGTCGGCACTGTATGGATTATACACCCTTCCGACTAATTGTGTGGAAAATCATTTGTATTTACTGTACTCAGATTTTATAAGCCGGCATGGTATTTGAATAAGACCTTGCCGACTATTCATTAGCCGACATAACTTGTTGTAGTCATCCCTGCCgactagttgatttttttttaattgttcttgtttaggttgCAAAAGGGAAAGAATAAAAGTGTTACTCCTCCTTCAAAACCTCCTTATGTTGGTGACAAACTCTTGACTGCAACGCATCGAGGGGCATTCGTCGAgccgggaacgctcaagatccgtgaacggaatgattctcaaccaccaacGGAACCAAAGATGAAACTCCAGATGAAGAACAATCAAATCCATATGGTAGAAGAGGTAATGATCATGATGGTGTTGAAAGAACTCCGGCTGCTGGAGGGGATGAGgagcatgatgatgatgatcaagacatgccacctgttggaggaggtgatggtgataacaatgatggagataaagataattgttagagcatt
This portion of the Papaver somniferum cultivar HN1 chromosome 11, ASM357369v1, whole genome shotgun sequence genome encodes:
- the LOC113324512 gene encoding uncharacterized protein LOC113324512, with the translated sequence MIVFQVFNSNDLVNIVFTGVMVVVDVVVMVVVVEGVLAAMAVVVVVVAQVLVLVLMVVVVVAQVLVLVLVVVVDVVCSGGDGGGFFCSSEGVVLVIISLMLLVIIRIISLHIADLLDYQIPGFIK